One Candidatus Regiella endosymbiont of Tuberolachnus salignus genomic window, ATAAAGTGAGTAATCCACATAATGAATATCTATTGCAAACCGTTCAATTAGGCTTGATAGGACTGGTGCTTTTTTTGGCCTGGATGTTAAGTATTTTCCGCGCTGCCTGGCAACAATCTCCGGTAATAAAAAACCTATTTATAGCGCTATTAAGTAGTTATATGGTTTGTAATTTATTTAATTCATTTTTGCTTGATTCTTCCGAAGGAAATTTTTTTATCGTCGTTACCGCTATACTGGCCAGTTATTCGATATGCAGTAAAACCGCTGCCTTTGAGAAGATATCAAATGATGGGATGCAAGAAAAGCAAGCTGGATATACCCAATGAATTTCGAGTTATGGCTGGTTTTTAGAGAGTAAATCTTATCTCTGTTGCCTAATGAAAAAAGAATTTTATTAGGAAAACAACGATAATATTAATGTACAATGACAAAAATAACAGGTCAAAATAAAGAGGCAAGGTATTGATAAATAATGACTGAAAAGTTGTGTTTTGTTGTCTTTTGTTGCCTATTATTTGATCTAAAATAATACCTCTACTTGTTTTAAATGATTTATTTTATTTTTGGACAGCTATGATAATCATAGGTATTGATCCGGGATCTCGTATTACCGGCTATGGAGTGATTGCACTGAAAGGGCGGCAATTAAGTTATCTGGCTAGCGGTTGCATTCGTACAGGAGGAGGGTCTTTACCTACGCGCTTAAAATTGATTTACGCGGGTGTCAGCGAGATTATTACCCAATTTCAGCCTGATTTTTTTGCTATCGAACAAGTATTTATGGCAAAAAATGCTGATTCTGCCTTGAAACTCGGTCAAGCCCGTGGTGTGGCGATAGTTGCCGCGGTCAATCAGCACTTAACGGTGTTTGAATACGCAGCCAGGCTGGTCAAACAAACCGTCGTGGGGAGTGGGGCGGCAGAAAAAAAACAAGTACAGCATATGGTTCGTTGTTTATTAAATCTCTCGGCCGCACCACCCTCGGATGCAGCAGATGCATTAGCTATCGCTATTACGCATTGTCACTTGCAGCAAAAACTCATTGCTACCTGCAGAAAAACAGGACGCGGCCACGTAAATTACGACTTTAAAAAGAGGAACTAAAGTGATAGGGCGTCTGCGCGGTATTATTTTAGAAAAGCAGCCCCCTCAGGTTTTGTTAGAAACCCATGGGGTAGGTTATGAAATTCAGTTACCCATCAGCTGTTTCTATCAGTTGCCGGAGGTAGGACAAGAAGCGATTATTTTTACGCAATTTGTGGTGCGTGAAGAGGCGCAACTATTATACGGATTTAACGATAAACAAGAGCGGGCGCTGTTTCGTGAATTAATTAAAGTCAATGGTGTTGGTCCTAAATTGGCGTTGGCTATTTTATCGGGGATGTCAGCGCCGCAATTTGTTGATGCTGTTGAACAAGAAAAGATCAGCACATTAATAAAATTGCCAGGAGTAGGTAAAAAGACGGCTGAACGTTTAGTGGTTGAGATGAAAGATCGCATTAAAGGTTTAAATGGCGATCTCTTCACTAATAGCGCTGCGGTACCATTATCTGCTTCGTTGTCAACCACGGTTAACAATGAAGCTGAAGCTGTCTCAGCACTGATCGCGCTAGGTTATAAACCACAAGAAGCCAGTCGACTGATTAATAAAATTGCCAGCGCTGGGATGGATTGCGAAACTTTGATTCGGGAGGCTTTGCGTGCCGCTTTGTAATATACCCTTCGCCTTTGAAGCCGCCGCGTTGTTGGCTGTGGACATTCGTCCTCATCAGGTAGTAGGTTCACGCTCATCGGCCTCACACCCTGGCCGCCTTGCCGTAACTCGAAATTCATTGGCTATAGCGCAAAAATAAAGGTAAAAAATGATTGAAGCCGATCGCCTCGTTTCAGCACAGATCATCAATGATGAAGTGGTCATTGATCGCGCCATTCGACCCAAGTTATTGGTTGAATATATCGGGCAATTGCCTGTGCGAGAACAAATGGAAATTTTTATCCAGGCGGCTAAGCAGCGCGGTGAGGCGTTGGATCATCTGCTGATATTTGGCCCGCCTGGGCTTGGAAAAACCACTTTAGCCAATATCATTGCCAATGAAATGGGTGTTAATCTGCGCACTACCTCAGGGCCAGTATTAGAGAAAGCCGGTGATTTGGCCGCGTTATTAACCAACCTTGAACCTCACGATGTTTTGTTTATCGACGAAATTCATCGCTTATCACCGATAATTGAAGAAATTCTCTACCCTGCGATGGAAGATTATCAGCTGGATATTATGATTGGCGAAGGGCCTGCTGCGCGGTCGATTAAACTTGATTTACCGCCCTTTACGCTGATAGGGGCTACCACACGTGCCGGTTCGCTTACTTCGCCGTTACGTGATCGATTTGGCATTGTCCAACGGTTAGAATTTTATCAAATCGCTGATTTAGAACAGATTGTAGCCCGAAGTGCCCGTTGTTTAGGGTTAACCTTAACCCTAGAAGGGGCGCATCATTTAGCACGCTGCTCGAGAGGAACGCCGCGTATCACCAATCGTTTATTACGCCGTGTGCGCGATTTTGCTGAAGTGAAAGCGCAAGGTGTCATTGATGGTCCGATAGCGATAAAAGCCCTAGAGATGTTAAATATCGATGGAGAAGGCTTTGATTATATGGATCGAAAATTACTGCTGGCCATTATCGATAAATTTAACGGTGGGCCAGTGGGTTTAGATAATATCGCCGCTGCTATTGGTGAAGAGCGTGAAACTATTGAAGATGTGTTAGAGCCTTATCTCATTCAGCAAGGCTTTATTCAGCGCACTCCGCGCGGCAGAATAGCCACCCAGCATGCTTACCAACACTGTGGCATCACCTGGAAAGAATAGGCAAAAGCAGGGTTTAGTGCTGAAGTAAAAATAATCTAATCACCTCCTCAACGCTGCCTTAGTTACTTTCTGTTCCAGATGCGTTATTTTCTGCAGCTCATGTTTCAAGGGTTTTTAGGCAACAGGGATCTTGGTAGCGTAAAATATGAGGTGCAATTTATGCCACGGGTTATTACAAAAAAAGCGTCAGCTTTCTCATTCGATACGCTTCATCCATTTTTTCTTGAGAGGAAAAGGGAGGTGTTTTTTGTGCCTCCGCCTGCTGTTCTTGAAGGCAGGATAATACCGACCCAATACTCATATATTTATGTCTCCACTGAATTTTACACGCCTCAAGGCTCTCAGCAGCAGAAGCTAAAACAGGGGTGGGCACAGATAACATCGTTGAAAATAGTAAAATAGCCGTTATCTTTTGCATGTGATCCCTCTATTTTTTACATTTCGTTTACTGTCATCGTATATTTCCTTTCTTTTAAAGATAGCCATCATAGTGGGTGTTGGCTAATAGTGGTTTATAATCCGCTATTATTACTACTCAAAACATTAGGGAGATTGTTATGTGTTCTATTTTTGGCGTGCTGGATATAAAGACTGATCCGGTCGAATTGCGTAAAACCGCCTTAGCGATGTCGCGTCTAATGCGCCACCGTGGTCCTGATTGGTCGGGGGTTTATGCCAGCGATAAAGCGATATTGGTTCATGAGCGTTTATCTATTGTCGGCGTTAATACCGGTGCTCAACCTCTCTATAACCGGAAGCGCACCCATGTTTTGGCGGTTAATGGCGAAATTTATAATCATCAAGCTTTGCGTGCTCAATATGCTGCTCATTACGATTTTCAAACCGCTTCAGATTGTGAAGTCATTTTGGCGTTATATCAGCAAAAAGGGGTAAATTTTTTAGATGATCTGCAAGGTATGTTTGCTTTTGTACTCTATGACAGTGAAAAGGATGCCTATTTGATTGGGCGTGATCATTTGGGAATTATCCCGCTGTATAGAGGAGAGGATGCATCAGGCAATAAATTTGTTGCGTCAGAAATGAAAGCATTGGTGCCGATTTCTAACAGTATTAAAATTGAAGAATTTCCAGCCGGCCATTATCTGTGGAGCCAGGACGGTAAAACTTGCAAATATTATGATCGCGATTGGTTTGATTACGACAAGGTCAAAGATAATGTTACCGATAAAGATAAGCTGCGTAATAGCTTAGAGGCGGCAGTAAAAAGTCATCTGATGTCTGATGTACCCTATGGCGTGCTGCTGTCAGGGGGATTGGATTCTTCGATTATCTCCGCCATTAGCAAAAAATTTTCCGCGCGGCGGATCGAAGAGGCGGAAAGCAAAGAAGCCTGGTGGCCACAGCTTCATTCCTTCGCTGTCGGTTTAAAGGAGGCTCCTGATCTTCGTGCGGCAAAAGAAGTGGCTGATCATCTTGGTACGGTACACCACGAAATTCATTTCACCGAGCAAGAAGGTATTGACGCGATCCGAGATGTGATTTATCACATTGAAACCTACGATGTCACCACCATTCGTGCGTCAACGCCGATGTATCTGATGGCACGTAAAATTAAAGCGATGGGGATCAAAATGGTACTCTCGGGCGAAGGAGCCGATGAAATCTTTGGCGGTTATCTTTATTTCCATAAAGCCCCTAATGCAAAGGCATTGCATGAAGAAACGGTACGAAAATTACAAGCTTTACATCAGTATGATTGTGCCCGTGCCAATAAAGCCATGTCTGCCTGGGGTGTTGAAGCCCGCGTTCCCTTTTTAGATAAAAATTTTTTAGAGGTGGCGATGCGCATTAATCCACAAGACAAAATGTGTGTTAATGGAAAAATAGAGAAACAGGTTTTACGTGAAAGCTTTTCTTCGTATTTACCCGCGAGCGTAGCCTGGCGGCAAAAAGAGCAATTTTCTGACGGCGTTGGCTACAGTTGGATCGACTCATTAAAAGAAATAGCTGAGAAACAAATCAGCGATCAAGATTTAGCGCAATCCGCTGTTCGTTTTCCTTATAATCCGCCGAGCTCTAAAGAAGGTTATTGGTATCGCACTATTTTTGCCGAATTGTTTCCCTTAGAGAGCGCCGCAGAATGTGTTCCTGGAGGGCCTTCGGTGGCTTGTTCTTCGGCCACAGCCATTGAATGGGACGAATCCTTCAAAAATAAGGATGATCCCTCAGGGCGGACAGTAGGGATTCACCAGTCAGCCTATAAATAATTGATGTAGCCGAAGCAGTTTAATTTGATTCAAGGCGGAGGAGCGCAGACCAAATAGTACGGCAAGCGACGACAACACTTAAATCAAATTAAACTGATTTGGCTATATTGCGCATTCCTGTACAGGCGCGGCCTAAAGTGGCGCCTGCCCTCCTTTAAACATAAAAATGGATTAAATTAATCAGGCTCTACTTAACTCAAAGAAAGGTCTCCACATCTTATATTGCTGGAGTTTCGCCTCTAGCCCTTCTTTATCTCCGCGATTGATTATGTCTTGGAATTCTCTCTGTACTTCTACGGGCAGTGCACGCATGCGTTCAGGGAATTTTTGCATATCTTCAGCTCGGTGATGAAAATATAAAGATACCTGCGCCGACATAAAAGCAGCGACACCTATCGTCATTTTTTTGATTACTTGCAGCGTCTCCTCATTAAATACCCTTTCTGAACCTGACTGATTTTTGTATAAATCATTTGTCCCATAAGCTGCTATCAGCCATGAAGATCCCATTATAAGAGAAGTGCCCCCTATTACAGCAGCGCCACATAAAAGGTTATACATTTTACTGCTGACATTGCACACGCCAATAAGTGACAAGCCTACGCTTGTTGGAGCACCGCGTGTATTGTTTGCTAGAGAAATCGGATTCGTTGTAGGTAGAACTGCTTCTATGTTATTAGGCATTATTCTTCTCCTAAATAGGTGGCTTCTTTTTTACAAACCCGCCCTAATAATGATGAATAACACAGATGTGATTGCAACGATCATCTATTAAGCGGACAGTTACAATATTTGTAGCATCAATGTTAAGAAGCTATCAACATATCGTTAACATAGTGATTTTATTTTTGATATAAAATGAGGGTTTTTGATATAAAACGAAGAAAAAATTGAATATCACGAAGCTGAAAACGACCGCCAACGTAGCTTTTCCATCACTGGAGGCGTATTTGATATCGTAGGTTTGGCATCTAATCGATGGATTTTGCCCATTATTTTCCTCGTTTGAGCTTTGTTAAAGAAGATTTCGAATAGATTCTTAGGGGGTATTCCCGCCGATTACTTTTTGCAGAAGGGAATAAAAAAGCCATTAGTTTTATAGAAAGAAATATTGACAATATCAGCAACGCACAATTTTGTGGCATTTATTTCAATGAAATAAAGTATAGAGAAGTCGGCTACTGGTCTATTAACATACTACACTACCGCTAATAGCAGCGCAGCAGAAGGTGATCTTAATTGATGTCCGTATTTCTTGTTTAAAACTGGAAAATTATTACTATTCTCTTTATCCAAACGAAAATAGAGATAGAATGGATGGTCATCTTCAAGCTCCTTTTCTTGAATTCGCTGCATGGTGCTTGCGCTGACGTAAATGAGGGGATATCTGTAGTTATCCCTTTGAATCATTGAGGAATGTGTCAGTATGCATTTTCGTGCTATAGCCCGTATTGTTGGATTTTTGGTTATCTTATTCTCGGTAACTATGTTTATTCCTGGTTTGGTGGCATTGATCTATCACGATGGGGCGGGACGTGCCTTTGGCGAAACTTTTTTCGTGGTCTTAATTATTGGGCTATTGCTTTGGCTGCCGAACAAAACACAGAAGCACGAGCTGAAATCTCGTGAGGGTTTTTTGATTGTGATTCTTTTTTGGACGGTATTAGGAAGCGTTGGAGCCTTGCCTTTTATATTTTCTGAGCGGCCTAATCTTTCGGTCAGTGATGCCTTTTTCGAATCTTTTTCCGCACTGACCACGACCGGGGCGACAACGTTGGCAGGTTTAGACTCTTTACCTAAAGCCATTTTATTTTATCGACAAATGCTGCAATGGTTAGGCGGAATGGGAATCATTGTATTAGCCGTCGCTATTTTGCCAATTCTTGGCGTGGGAGGCATGCAATTATATCGAGCAGAAATGCCGGGTCCGTTGAAAGATAACAAAATGCGTCCAAGGATTGCAGAAACGGCTAAAACACTTTGGTTAATTTACCTATTGTTGACCATCCTCTGTGCATTTGCCCTCTGGTGCGCAGGGATGTCAGTATTTGACGCCATATCCCATAGTTTTTCAACTATTGCCATTGGTGGTTTTTCTACCCATGATGCAAGCATTGGTTATTTTTCTAGTCCTGCTATCAATACCATCATTGCAATATTCTTACTGATTTCCGCTTGTAATTTTAGTCTACATTTTGCGGCGTTGAGTGGCTTAAATTTAAAGGCTTATTGGCGTGATTTAGAGTTTCGGGTTTTTATTTTCATACAACTGATATTGGTGACTATTTGTACCGCAGTGCTGTGGCAGTACAATGTATATCCATCCCACTCAGATACATTGAATCATGCTTTTTTTCAAGTAGTGTCGATGGCCACTACGGCAGGTTTCACGACTGATACTTTCGCTAAATGGCCATCATTTTTGCCAATGCTATTGCTCTCTTCTGCTTTTATTGGTGGTTGTGCGGGTTCAACCGGTGGTGGTTTGAAAGTCATTCGTATCATCCTACTATACTTACAGGGATCGAGAGAATTAAAACGGTTAGTTCAT contains:
- the asnB gene encoding asparagine synthase B, with the protein product MCSIFGVLDIKTDPVELRKTALAMSRLMRHRGPDWSGVYASDKAILVHERLSIVGVNTGAQPLYNRKRTHVLAVNGEIYNHQALRAQYAAHYDFQTASDCEVILALYQQKGVNFLDDLQGMFAFVLYDSEKDAYLIGRDHLGIIPLYRGEDASGNKFVASEMKALVPISNSIKIEEFPAGHYLWSQDGKTCKYYDRDWFDYDKVKDNVTDKDKLRNSLEAAVKSHLMSDVPYGVLLSGGLDSSIISAISKKFSARRIEEAESKEAWWPQLHSFAVGLKEAPDLRAAKEVADHLGTVHHEIHFTEQEGIDAIRDVIYHIETYDVTTIRASTPMYLMARKIKAMGIKMVLSGEGADEIFGGYLYFHKAPNAKALHEETVRKLQALHQYDCARANKAMSAWGVEARVPFLDKNFLEVAMRINPQDKMCVNGKIEKQVLRESFSSYLPASVAWRQKEQFSDGVGYSWIDSLKEIAEKQISDQDLAQSAVRFPYNPPSSKEGYWYRTIFAELFPLESAAECVPGGPSVACSSATAIEWDESFKNKDDPSGRTVGIHQSAYK
- the trkH gene encoding Trk system potassium transporter TrkH — its product is MHFRAIARIVGFLVILFSVTMFIPGLVALIYHDGAGRAFGETFFVVLIIGLLLWLPNKTQKHELKSREGFLIVILFWTVLGSVGALPFIFSERPNLSVSDAFFESFSALTTTGATTLAGLDSLPKAILFYRQMLQWLGGMGIIVLAVAILPILGVGGMQLYRAEMPGPLKDNKMRPRIAETAKTLWLIYLLLTILCAFALWCAGMSVFDAISHSFSTIAIGGFSTHDASIGYFSSPAINTIIAIFLLISACNFSLHFAALSGLNLKAYWRDLEFRVFIFIQLILVTICTAVLWQYNVYPSHSDTLNHAFFQVVSMATTAGFTTDTFAKWPSFLPMLLLSSAFIGGCAGSTGGGLKVIRIILLYLQGSRELKRLVHPNAVYTIKLGRRALPERILEAVWGFFSAYALVFIISVLAIIATGVDEFSAFSAVTASLNNLGPGLGVVADNFISMNDTAKWILVITMLFGRLEIFTLLVLFTPTFWRE
- the ruvA gene encoding Holliday junction branch migration protein RuvA, with the translated sequence MIGRLRGIILEKQPPQVLLETHGVGYEIQLPISCFYQLPEVGQEAIIFTQFVVREEAQLLYGFNDKQERALFRELIKVNGVGPKLALAILSGMSAPQFVDAVEQEKISTLIKLPGVGKKTAERLVVEMKDRIKGLNGDLFTNSAAVPLSASLSTTVNNEAEAVSALIALGYKPQEASRLINKIASAGMDCETLIREALRAAL
- the ruvC gene encoding crossover junction endodeoxyribonuclease RuvC, producing the protein MIIIGIDPGSRITGYGVIALKGRQLSYLASGCIRTGGGSLPTRLKLIYAGVSEIITQFQPDFFAIEQVFMAKNADSALKLGQARGVAIVAAVNQHLTVFEYAARLVKQTVVGSGAAEKKQVQHMVRCLLNLSAAPPSDAADALAIAITHCHLQQKLIATCRKTGRGHVNYDFKKRN
- the ruvB gene encoding Holliday junction branch migration DNA helicase RuvB → MIEADRLVSAQIINDEVVIDRAIRPKLLVEYIGQLPVREQMEIFIQAAKQRGEALDHLLIFGPPGLGKTTLANIIANEMGVNLRTTSGPVLEKAGDLAALLTNLEPHDVLFIDEIHRLSPIIEEILYPAMEDYQLDIMIGEGPAARSIKLDLPPFTLIGATTRAGSLTSPLRDRFGIVQRLEFYQIADLEQIVARSARCLGLTLTLEGAHHLARCSRGTPRITNRLLRRVRDFAEVKAQGVIDGPIAIKALEMLNIDGEGFDYMDRKLLLAIIDKFNGGPVGLDNIAAAIGEERETIEDVLEPYLIQQGFIQRTPRGRIATQHAYQHCGITWKE